Part of the Tidjanibacter massiliensis genome is shown below.
ATACTGCGTTCGGACTGCGTACCGAAAGGTTTTTCGCCTATACGCGGATGTATCGGCGCGGGTGGTGGAAACTCCGTCTTCTGAACCGGATACCGCCGCGTCTGCGCCCTGTCCTGCATGTGTTTTACAACCGCATGGCATGGGCGCTCGCCCGGAAGGGTTTCTGATGCCGCGAAAGGGCGGAAACACCGTTCATTCGGAGGTATCCTTCGCCGCGGCCGAGAACCGATTGGAGAACCGTTTTGAAGAAATACCGGAAAAAACTTTCTCCAGAGAGCGGCGGAGGGCACATCCCGTTATAAACGGCGGAGAATCTCTTCTGCTCGGAGAGCATGTTTTCGAGGTATTCTGATTACGGAGTTACCGGAGTGGAATCGGCGTTATTGCTGTCTCTCCGCTGTCTGTTCGCTCCGGGAAGGGAGATGAGCGAATAGCGAAAGATGCGAAAGGCCCGCAATCGCGCGGGCCCTCCCATATTCCGGTTGGGGATATCACCACTGAACAGGTTCCTGCAGTATGATGCCGTCGGCGGCATCTTCGGCGGTGAAAGTGCCGCTTTTGTACTGCACGCAGAGCATGACGAGCGGCCGGGTGCCGTTGTTGCGTACCGAGCGCTTTCCTGCCGGGGCAACCCGCACGACACTCCCTTCGGATACGGGGAAGACCTGCCCGTCCACCTGGAATTCGCCCGACCCGCTGAGGAAGAAGTAGAGTTCCTCGTGATTTCGGTGGATATGCAGGAAACTGCTTTCCGTTCCGGGCATGAACGATTGGAAAGAGAATTCGCTGCCGGTGGCCTGTACGGCTGTGCCGCCGAACACCTTTCCGGGAATTTTCACTCCGGAACCGAGTTCCATAACATAGTCGTTCAGTTCGTCTGATTTCCCTACGCTGACTGCGTTGAAGTTCGCTCCAGCCGCAATCTTTTCGATTTGTTTCATGACAGTCGTATTTTATGTTTGTGCATGTTGTTTCCGAGATGGCAAAATTAGTATGTTATAATTTATAAAACAATAAGTTACATAAACTACACTTGGTTACCTGCATGTGACCTTTGCAGGCGGTCAGCGATTTTCGGCCGATAAAAATTTGCAATTCCGTGTTGTGTGTCGGACTTCGGTTCCCTGTATTGGACCGGCCGGTGGTCATCACGCGCTTCCGTGCCGGCGTGAACGTACCGAAACAATCGGCAGAACCGGCGGGTTGAAATGACAAGAAAACATCAAAAATCTTAACTTTGCACGAAACAAGCAACCATTATGGCAACGAACGACAACGGGACGGCCGGCCGGGAACGTCCCCTCAATTTTCTGGAAGAGATAATAGAAGACCATATCAACAGTGTGGACGGGAGAATTCATACCCGTTTCCCGCCGGAACCCAACGGCTACCTGCATATAGGCCATGCCAAGAGCATCTGCCTTAATTTCGGTCTTGCGGAGCGGTACGGAGGATTGTGCAACCTCCGTTTCGACGATACCAATCCCGTTAAGGAGGATGTGGAGTATGTCGATTCCATCAAGGAGGATATCCGGTGGCTCGGTTTCCGGTGGGCCGAAGAGCATTATGCCTCGGACTATTTCGAGCAGCTCTACGCATGGGCCGTACAGTTGATTAAGCAGGGATTGGCCTATGTGGACGACCAGTCGCAGGAAGAGATACGTCAGACACGCGGTACGGTGACCGTGCCCGGTACCGAGAGTCCGTGGCGCAACCGCAGTGTGGAGGAGAATCTTGACCTTTTCGCCCGCATGCGGGCCGGCGAATTCCCCGACGGAGAGAAGGTGCTCCGTGCCAAGATTGACATGGCGCACCCGAACATGCTGCTGCGCGACCCCATTATGTACCGTATCCTGCATACCGAACACCACCGTACCGGCGATAAATGGTGCATCTATCCTATGTACGACTATGCGCATGGGCAGAGCGATTCCATAGAGAAGATAACCCACTCCATCTGTACGCTGGAGTTCGACGTGCACCGTCCGCTTTACGATTGGTTCATCGAGAAACTCGGAATCTTTCCCAGCCATCAGTACGAATTCGCCCGGCTCAACCTTACCTATACGGTAATGAGCAAGCGCAAGTTGTTGCAATTAGTTGAAAATAAAATAGTTAATGGATGGGATGACCCTCGTATGCCTACCATTTCCGCTATTCGGCGCAAAGGATATACCCCGGCTGCCGTGCGGGCTTTTGCCGAGCGGGTGGGTGTGGCGAAACGGGATAATGTCATCGACCTTTCGCTGCTTGAGTTCTGTGTCCGGGAGGACCTGAACAAAACGGCCGAACGACGAATGGCGGTACTCGACCCTTTGAAGGTTACCATTATTAACTATCCCGAAGGGAAGACCGAAATGTTCGAGGCTGTCAATAATCCGGAGGATGCTTCGGCGGGAACACGGCCGGTACCCTTCTCGCGCGAGATATATATCGAGCGTACCGATTTCATGGAGGAGCCGCCTAAGAAGTATTACCGTCTCGCACCCGGTACCGAAGTACGGCTGCGTTACTCCTATCTTATTAAATGCGAGGAGGTTGTTAAAGACAATGCAGGCAATGTTGTGGAGTTGAGGTGTACTTACGACCCCCAGTCGGGCAACGGTTCTTCTTCTGATGGACGCAGGGTGAAGGGGGTCATCCATTGGGTGTCTGTTCCCCATGCCCGGGCAGCAGAAGTACGGCTCTACTCCAATCTCTTCACCAAGGAAGACCCTAATGATGTAGAGGAGGGTAAGACTTTTCTCGATTATCTCAATCCGGATTCTGTTGTGGTTCGGACGGGATACGTCGAACCCTCATTGGCACAGGCTGCCGTGGGCGAGAAGTTCCAGTTTGAGCGTGTCGGCTATTTCTGTGTGGACCCTGATTCCCGTCCGGAGCGGATGGTATTCAACCGTACAGTCGGATTGAAAGATACATGGGCTAAAATAGCGGATAAATAGTTTTCTTATTTTT
Proteins encoded:
- a CDS encoding cupin domain-containing protein codes for the protein MKQIEKIAAGANFNAVSVGKSDELNDYVMELGSGVKIPGKVFGGTAVQATGSEFSFQSFMPGTESSFLHIHRNHEELYFFLSGSGEFQVDGQVFPVSEGSVVRVAPAGKRSVRNNGTRPLVMLCVQYKSGTFTAEDAADGIILQEPVQW
- a CDS encoding glutamine--tRNA ligase/YqeY domain fusion protein, with the protein product MATNDNGTAGRERPLNFLEEIIEDHINSVDGRIHTRFPPEPNGYLHIGHAKSICLNFGLAERYGGLCNLRFDDTNPVKEDVEYVDSIKEDIRWLGFRWAEEHYASDYFEQLYAWAVQLIKQGLAYVDDQSQEEIRQTRGTVTVPGTESPWRNRSVEENLDLFARMRAGEFPDGEKVLRAKIDMAHPNMLLRDPIMYRILHTEHHRTGDKWCIYPMYDYAHGQSDSIEKITHSICTLEFDVHRPLYDWFIEKLGIFPSHQYEFARLNLTYTVMSKRKLLQLVENKIVNGWDDPRMPTISAIRRKGYTPAAVRAFAERVGVAKRDNVIDLSLLEFCVREDLNKTAERRMAVLDPLKVTIINYPEGKTEMFEAVNNPEDASAGTRPVPFSREIYIERTDFMEEPPKKYYRLAPGTEVRLRYSYLIKCEEVVKDNAGNVVELRCTYDPQSGNGSSSDGRRVKGVIHWVSVPHARAAEVRLYSNLFTKEDPNDVEEGKTFLDYLNPDSVVVRTGYVEPSLAQAAVGEKFQFERVGYFCVDPDSRPERMVFNRTVGLKDTWAKIADK